A genomic stretch from Pectinophora gossypiella chromosome 13, ilPecGoss1.1, whole genome shotgun sequence includes:
- the LOC126371907 gene encoding interferon-inducible double-stranded RNA-dependent protein kinase activator A homolog isoform X2 has product MFSASELIGKGNITTMMDGNVVHPHPGVVHGGVPGVVHGMPVHGAGPDGEHAPHGPRRRYQNRPKPPNNIERLPLDEAAKREMESLPMKTPVSVLQELLARRGTVPKYELVQIEGMIHEPTFRYKVTVADLVAMGTGRSKKEAKHSAAKALLDKLTGAAPADQGTNGNVPETGTVVSSFEDKLMGNPVGWLQELCMSRFWPPPSYHAENDDNVNRRLPHERQFTIVCTLLKRREVGTGKSKKLAKRQAAYKMWQALQDNPPESFQPDEEVTPLNNKDFNFVQFLQEIASEQAFEVTYVDIEEKSMTGRCQCLVQLSTLPVAVCYGSGLTSKDAQASAAQNALEYLKIMTKK; this is encoded by the exons ATGTTTAGTGCTTCGGAGTTAATTGGAAAAGGAAATATTACTACAAtg ATGGACGGCAATGTTGTTCATCCCCATCCCGGAGTGGTGCACGGTGGAGTGCCGGGCGTAGTGCATGGGATGCCCGTCCATGGGGCCGGACCGGACGGCGAGCACGCGCCGCACGGCCCGCGGCGCCGGTACCAGAACCGACCGAAACCCCCTAACAACATAGAAAGATTACCCCTTGATGAAGCTGCGAAAAGA GAAATGGAGTCCCTTCCAATGAAGACTCCAGTGTCAGTTTTGCAAGAGCTGCTGGCTCGTCGTGGCACAGTGCCCAAGTATGAGTTGGTGCAGATAGAGGGAATGATCCATGAGCCTACATTTCGGTACAAGGTTACTGTTGCGGATTTAGTTG CCATGGGCACTGGACGTTCCAAGAAAGAAGCCAAACACTCTGCAGCGAAGGCTCTGCTTGATAAGCTGACTGGTGCTGCCCCTGCTGATCAAGGCACCAATGGTAATGTGCCAGAAAC tgGTACTGTGGTGTCATCATTTGAAGACAAATTAATGGGCAATCCAGTTGGCTGGCTGCAAGAACTGTGCATGTCCCGCTTTTGGCCACCACCATCATACCATGCTGAGAATGATGACAATGTCAACCGTC GTTTGCCACATGAGCGTCAGTTCACCATTGTATGCACTTTGCTGAAACGCCGCGAGGTTGGCACTGGCAAATCCAAGAAGCTGGCCAAACGTCAAGCTGCCTACAAGATGTGGCAAGCACTGCAGGATAACCCACCAGAATCCTTCCAACCTGATGAAGAG GTTACTCCGTTGAACAACAAGGATTTCAACTTTGTGCAGTTTTTGCAAGAGATTGCTTCTGAGCAGGCCTTTGAGGTAACCTATGTAGACATTGAGGAGAAGTCCATGACTGGTCGTTGTCAGTGCCTTGTTCAGCTCTCTACCCTGCCTGTGGCAGTCTGCTATGGTTCTGGTTTGACCAGCAAGGATGCTCAGGCTTCTGCTGCCCAAAATGCCCTTGAGTACCTCAAGATTATGACCAAAAAGTGA
- the LOC126371907 gene encoding interferon-inducible double-stranded RNA-dependent protein kinase activator A homolog isoform X1, with product MFSASELIGKGNITTMMDGNVVHPHPGVVHGGVPGVVHGMPVHGAGPDGEHAPHGPRRRYQNRPKPPNNIERLPLDEAAKREMESLPMKTPVSVLQELLARRGTVPKYELVQIEGMIHEPTFRYKVTVADLVAMGTGRSKKEAKHSAAKALLDKLTGAAPADQGTNGNVPETGTVVSSFEDKLMGNPVGWLQELCMSRFWPPPSYHAENDDNVNRRLPHERQFTIVCTLLKRREVGTGKSKKLAKRQAAYKMWQALQDNPPESFQPDEEGVAARYADLKDSKISTLTTSHSHKVSQFHKHLKQSVGPNLAKLQVTPLNNKDFNFVQFLQEIASEQAFEVTYVDIEEKSMTGRCQCLVQLSTLPVAVCYGSGLTSKDAQASAAQNALEYLKIMTKK from the exons ATGTTTAGTGCTTCGGAGTTAATTGGAAAAGGAAATATTACTACAAtg ATGGACGGCAATGTTGTTCATCCCCATCCCGGAGTGGTGCACGGTGGAGTGCCGGGCGTAGTGCATGGGATGCCCGTCCATGGGGCCGGACCGGACGGCGAGCACGCGCCGCACGGCCCGCGGCGCCGGTACCAGAACCGACCGAAACCCCCTAACAACATAGAAAGATTACCCCTTGATGAAGCTGCGAAAAGA GAAATGGAGTCCCTTCCAATGAAGACTCCAGTGTCAGTTTTGCAAGAGCTGCTGGCTCGTCGTGGCACAGTGCCCAAGTATGAGTTGGTGCAGATAGAGGGAATGATCCATGAGCCTACATTTCGGTACAAGGTTACTGTTGCGGATTTAGTTG CCATGGGCACTGGACGTTCCAAGAAAGAAGCCAAACACTCTGCAGCGAAGGCTCTGCTTGATAAGCTGACTGGTGCTGCCCCTGCTGATCAAGGCACCAATGGTAATGTGCCAGAAAC tgGTACTGTGGTGTCATCATTTGAAGACAAATTAATGGGCAATCCAGTTGGCTGGCTGCAAGAACTGTGCATGTCCCGCTTTTGGCCACCACCATCATACCATGCTGAGAATGATGACAATGTCAACCGTC GTTTGCCACATGAGCGTCAGTTCACCATTGTATGCACTTTGCTGAAACGCCGCGAGGTTGGCACTGGCAAATCCAAGAAGCTGGCCAAACGTCAAGCTGCCTACAAGATGTGGCAAGCACTGCAGGATAACCCACCAGAATCCTTCCAACCTGATGAAGAG GGAGTCGCGGCCCGCTATGCCGACTTGAAAGATAGTAAAATCTCCACATTGACTACAAGTCACAGCCACAAGGTGTCGCAGTTTCACAAACATCTCAAACAGTCTGTCGGCCCGAACCTGGCCAAGTTGCAG GTTACTCCGTTGAACAACAAGGATTTCAACTTTGTGCAGTTTTTGCAAGAGATTGCTTCTGAGCAGGCCTTTGAGGTAACCTATGTAGACATTGAGGAGAAGTCCATGACTGGTCGTTGTCAGTGCCTTGTTCAGCTCTCTACCCTGCCTGTGGCAGTCTGCTATGGTTCTGGTTTGACCAGCAAGGATGCTCAGGCTTCTGCTGCCCAAAATGCCCTTGAGTACCTCAAGATTATGACCAAAAAGTGA
- the LOC126371995 gene encoding uncharacterized protein LOC126371995, which translates to MILITFLLAHIQNIRTDNETTTFTDVVITQANYILELAALYLYCIILHVCTYLHRYDYVHFQNTMAAAWAQAGEANRNYLLRSIRLKVHVVIATLLFLFALQLCINSTRSDNLWKIILVTFSFILPQMIQFISLAFYYILLMIVGALLSDINMQLESLTKPKLIYDEFIVKVVERKSVSLRQMELAYLGAFELSKGVNDAYNGPLLISTIQCFHCIVSEAHIIYREIIVSTYTAHTLANGSIWIIYQLLKVYCVAFSGSLLKKEALKIVQTLHKIPIEGHDRRTYTEIQHFCTMMNYHGFELSVYELFTIDANLFSTVSYEF; encoded by the exons ATGATCTTGATAACTTTTCTCCTGGCTCATATACAAAACATACGCACGGATAACGAGACTACCACTTTTACTGACGTTGTAATCACACAGGCTAATTATATATTGGAGCTGGCTGCTCTATATTTGTATTGCATCATTTTACACGTGTGTACCTACCTGCACCGTTACGACTATGTGCATTTTCAAAATACTATGGCTGCAGCCTGGGCACAAGCCGGAGAAGCCAATCGCAATTACCTACTCCGCTCCATACGGTTAAAAGTCCACGTTGTGATTGCAACCCTATTGTTCTTATTTGCATTACAATTGTGCATTAACTCTACACGAAGTGACAACTTATGGAAAATAATTCTAGTTACCTTCTCTTTTATATTACCTCAGATGATACAGTTCATCAGTTTAGCTTTTTATTACATACTTTTAATGATCGTGGGAGCGTTGCTTTCGGATATTAACATGCAGTTGGAGAGCTTGACAAAACCGAAACTAATCTACGACGAATTCATTGTAAAAGTAGTAGAAAGGAAGTCTGTGTCTTTGAGACAGATGGAACTGGCATACCTCGGAGCATTTGAATTATCGAAGGGTGTAAATGATGCATATAACGGACCACTCCTAATATCCACCATCCAATGCTTTCACTGCATAGTGAGCGAGGCGCATATTATATACCGCGAAATAATAGTCAGTACATATACTGCACACACTCTAGCCAATGGCTCTATTTGGATTATATATCAGCTCCTAAAAGTTTACTGTGTGGCGTTCTCCGGgagtttattaaaaaaggaG GCGCTGAAAATAGTCCAAACTCTTCACAAAATACCGATAGAGGGACATGATAGAAGAACATATACAGAG ATTCAGCATTTCTGTACTATGATGAACTATCATGGGTTTGAATTATCAGTGTATGAACTATTTACTATTGACGCCAATTTATTTTCTACGGTAAGTTATGAGTTTTGA